A window of the Mesorhizobium opportunistum WSM2075 genome harbors these coding sequences:
- a CDS encoding ATP-grasp domain-containing protein, translating to MARRSLILVEAGRSNGLMYVQAAQRLGLHPITLSTDPTQYDYLATRSIDAVRIDTDNLDALIRECSQLRATYDIAGITSSAEPFCAKVGKLCRHFDLPGPDPTSIERCCDKFVQRQLLAEAGVPIPAYRVATNVADVESSAAEIGLPVILKPAVGTGSQGVRLCRNIHELAEHTTYLLGGKHIWRSPPRILVEEFAEGPHYITHVMGHEVIGIEAADFDRPPHFVFRGGIFPAPLTDDEHKRIIDTSLSCLQALSLGWGPTCIELRWTKCGPVVIEVNPRLGGGPEHIQLAYGIDLITEHIKLVTGDEWDLRKRHSEIAGWRNLLPDHEGTLDWIDDGSRAAAVPGVAEIKLWVKPKMPIVRKGDYLDSMGYVIAFSRSHTRTEAILQSAVELINWSITPFPPVSE from the coding sequence ATGGCAAGAAGATCGCTCATACTAGTTGAAGCCGGGAGGAGCAATGGTCTTATGTACGTCCAAGCGGCCCAGCGTCTTGGTCTTCATCCAATTACCTTGTCGACTGATCCAACTCAGTACGACTATCTTGCAACCCGAAGCATTGACGCAGTCCGTATCGATACAGACAATCTCGATGCGCTGATCCGTGAATGTTCCCAGCTGCGTGCAACCTATGATATTGCTGGAATTACATCCTCCGCGGAACCGTTCTGTGCGAAAGTTGGCAAGCTCTGCCGGCATTTCGATCTACCCGGACCGGACCCCACCTCTATTGAGCGATGCTGCGACAAATTCGTCCAACGCCAGCTTCTCGCGGAAGCCGGGGTTCCAATACCAGCGTATCGCGTGGCCACTAATGTGGCGGACGTCGAAAGCTCTGCCGCAGAGATCGGCCTGCCAGTGATTCTCAAGCCAGCCGTAGGCACTGGCAGCCAAGGCGTCCGATTGTGCCGCAATATCCACGAGCTAGCCGAACACACGACCTATCTATTGGGCGGCAAGCACATTTGGCGGTCCCCGCCGAGAATACTGGTCGAAGAATTCGCAGAAGGTCCGCATTATATCACTCATGTGATGGGACATGAGGTCATTGGGATTGAGGCAGCTGACTTCGACCGCCCACCGCATTTCGTCTTTCGTGGGGGCATCTTTCCCGCTCCGCTAACTGATGACGAGCATAAGCGTATCATCGATACTTCGTTGAGCTGTTTGCAAGCTCTGAGCCTTGGCTGGGGGCCAACGTGCATTGAACTCCGGTGGACGAAGTGTGGCCCAGTCGTCATTGAAGTCAATCCGCGTCTTGGTGGCGGTCCTGAACACATTCAGCTGGCTTACGGTATCGATCTCATCACCGAGCACATCAAACTTGTCACCGGCGACGAATGGGATTTGCGTAAAAGGCATTCGGAAATTGCTGGCTGGCGGAACCTACTTCCCGATCACGAGGGTACCCTCGACTGGATCGATGACGGCAGTCGGGCAGCTGCGGTACCTGGTGTGGCCGAGATCAAATTGTGGGTCAAACCCAAGATGCCGATCGTTAGGAAAGGCGATTACCTAGACTCCATGGGATATGTCATCGCCTTTTCACGCAGCCATACTCGGACCGAGGCAATACTTCAAAGTGCCGTCGAATTGATCAATTGGTCGATCACACCGTTTCCGCCCGTTAGTGAATAG
- a CDS encoding alcohol dehydrogenase family protein: MTRPTSMRAVILTGHGGLDKLEYREDWPIPAPAAGEVLIKVGACGLNNTDINTRTAWYSKAVHDGITLSSGSAGFAVAEADVGGWGSAALQFPRVQGADVAGRIVAIGDGVDTGRIGERVIVDPWLLGPEDWFDAKSAAYFGSECDGGFADFTTVRGDNAIRIESPLSDAELATFPCAYTTAENLISRTCLKPGEAVVIAGASGGVGSAAIQLCRLRGARVIAIASRSKAALLEELGAETVIDRASPDLAEAIRAAVGGGVDVALDVVGGSVFGYLIEALRHGGRYSTSGAIAGPVVEFDLRQLVYKDLQLTGATIVPPGTASRLVRLIERGLLKPILAAQYPLRELAAAQQAFMEKRHVGNIVVAMS, translated from the coding sequence GTGACTCGGCCGACATCTATGCGTGCGGTGATCCTGACCGGCCACGGCGGTCTCGATAAGCTCGAATACCGCGAAGATTGGCCCATTCCCGCGCCGGCTGCCGGCGAAGTGTTGATCAAGGTCGGAGCCTGCGGCCTCAACAACACCGACATCAACACCCGCACCGCATGGTATTCCAAAGCCGTCCATGACGGCATCACGCTGTCGAGCGGCAGCGCGGGCTTCGCCGTGGCCGAGGCCGATGTCGGCGGTTGGGGAAGCGCGGCGCTGCAGTTTCCGCGCGTCCAGGGCGCCGATGTGGCGGGCCGGATCGTGGCCATCGGCGACGGCGTTGACACCGGCCGGATCGGCGAACGGGTTATCGTCGACCCGTGGCTGCTTGGCCCGGAGGACTGGTTTGACGCCAAAAGCGCGGCCTATTTCGGGTCCGAATGCGACGGCGGATTTGCCGACTTCACTACCGTGCGCGGCGACAACGCGATCCGAATCGAGAGCCCGCTGTCGGATGCCGAGCTGGCAACCTTTCCCTGTGCCTACACCACGGCGGAGAATTTGATCTCGCGCACCTGTCTGAAGCCTGGGGAGGCCGTGGTGATCGCCGGCGCCTCGGGAGGAGTGGGATCGGCCGCGATACAACTTTGCCGGTTGCGCGGCGCTCGCGTCATCGCGATCGCCTCGCGCTCGAAGGCGGCCCTGCTCGAGGAACTCGGCGCTGAGACGGTGATTGACCGCGCATCGCCCGACTTGGCCGAAGCAATTCGCGCGGCTGTCGGCGGCGGTGTCGATGTCGCACTCGACGTCGTTGGCGGCAGCGTTTTCGGATATTTGATCGAGGCGTTGCGTCACGGCGGCCGCTATTCCACTTCAGGCGCGATCGCCGGGCCGGTTGTCGAATTCGACCTGCGCCAACTGGTCTACAAGGACCTGCAACTCACCGGCGCGACGATCGTGCCCCCAGGCACGGCATCACGCCTTGTTCGCCTGATCGAGCGGGGTCTGCTGAAGCCGATACTCGCCGCTCAGTACCCACTACGCGAGCTTGCCGCTGCCCAGCAGGCGTTCATGGAAAAGCGGCATGTCGGCAATATCGTGGTCGCTATGTCCTGA
- a CDS encoding mandelate racemase/muconate lactonizing enzyme family protein, with protein MKITRIYVWQHELPLTKPYWLSGGRLKFEKLDSTFVRIDTDAGLSGWGEGCPWGNTYLPAHGPGIRAGIATLVPALLGRDPCALDAINRTMDKALPGHLYVKSAIDMACWDILGRASGMPLWRLFGGEEADPVAVNSSISTGSNEEMIALIREAYAHGYRTHSAKVGGSDPAHDISRIEAIEAALQPDETVTYDVNRAWLPAVAIRVLNNVGLRGWVEQPCQTLSQCAQVARRVSQPIMLDECLHTFEDHLEAWKLGACEGVKVKPNRVGGLTKARQIRDFGVSVGWQMHIEDLGGSALADTAAIHLASSTAAENRLASWLCHHHLAVDLVAGQGARNIDGFATPPSDPGLGVEPDVEVLGEAVAVYS; from the coding sequence ATGAAGATCACCCGGATTTACGTGTGGCAGCACGAGCTTCCGCTGACGAAACCTTACTGGCTGTCCGGCGGCCGGCTGAAGTTCGAGAAACTCGACAGCACTTTCGTGCGCATCGACACGGATGCCGGTCTGTCCGGCTGGGGCGAAGGCTGTCCATGGGGCAACACCTACCTGCCTGCCCACGGACCTGGCATCCGGGCTGGCATCGCAACGCTGGTGCCAGCGCTGCTCGGGCGCGACCCGTGCGCGCTTGACGCGATCAACCGCACTATGGACAAAGCCTTGCCCGGCCATCTCTACGTCAAGTCGGCCATCGACATGGCCTGCTGGGACATTCTCGGCAGGGCGAGCGGCATGCCGCTGTGGCGCCTGTTTGGTGGCGAAGAAGCAGATCCGGTCGCAGTCAATTCGTCGATCTCGACCGGCTCGAATGAGGAGATGATTGCCCTTATCCGGGAGGCGTATGCGCACGGCTACCGCACCCATTCGGCAAAGGTGGGTGGCAGCGACCCGGCGCACGACATCTCCAGGATAGAGGCAATCGAGGCCGCCCTGCAGCCCGACGAGACCGTGACCTATGATGTCAATCGTGCCTGGCTGCCGGCGGTCGCGATCCGGGTCTTGAATAATGTAGGCCTGCGGGGCTGGGTCGAGCAGCCCTGCCAGACCCTGTCGCAGTGCGCGCAGGTGGCGAGAAGGGTGAGCCAGCCGATCATGCTGGACGAATGCCTGCACACTTTCGAGGACCATCTGGAAGCCTGGAAGCTCGGTGCCTGCGAAGGCGTCAAGGTGAAGCCGAACCGGGTCGGGGGACTGACTAAGGCCAGGCAGATCCGGGATTTCGGCGTGTCGGTGGGGTGGCAGATGCATATCGAGGACCTCGGCGGCTCCGCACTGGCCGATACGGCTGCCATCCACCTGGCGTCCTCCACGGCAGCCGAAAACAGGCTTGCGAGCTGGCTTTGCCATCATCATCTCGCTGTCGACCTGGTTGCGGGCCAGGGTGCCAGGAACATCGACGGCTTTGCTACCCCGCCGAGCGACCCCGGTCTCGGCGTCGAACCGGACGTCGAGGTGCTGGGTGAGGCAGTTGCGGTCTATTCGTGA
- a CDS encoding carboxymuconolactone decarboxylase family protein: MKKDLFDEGLPRRKATLEAEYVEKNLAAADAFTRPFQEAMTAWCWGFGWGDEALDAQTRSLMNLAIIGGLGKMHEWETHCRGALNNGVSMEEIRAAIHVVGIYCGVPQALELSCRQQGS; the protein is encoded by the coding sequence GTGAAGAAAGATTTGTTCGACGAGGGCCTTCCCAGGCGCAAGGCCACCTTGGAGGCCGAATACGTGGAGAAGAACCTCGCCGCTGCAGACGCCTTCACCCGTCCCTTCCAAGAGGCGATGACCGCCTGGTGCTGGGGGTTCGGCTGGGGCGACGAAGCGCTCGACGCCCAGACGCGATCGCTCATGAACCTCGCGATAATCGGGGGGCTCGGAAAGATGCACGAGTGGGAAACCCATTGCCGCGGCGCGCTCAACAACGGTGTGTCCATGGAAGAGATCCGCGCCGCGATCCATGTCGTCGGTATCTACTGTGGCGTGCCGCAGGCGCTTGAGCTTTCGTGTCGCCAGCAAGGTTCTTGA
- a CDS encoding aldehyde dehydrogenase family protein, with protein sequence MPEVKAYWQNYIDGAWTDGGAGRIVVDDPATGENLAEQGLADAGDVNRAVVAARACHETGVLTAMRPVERGRMVQAMGDYLLANIDIIAEVLCREAGKPLWEARLEVEGAARYFEYYGNQAETFEGRSIPLGEGYYDFTSYEPYGVSAQVIPWNYPLEMAARSLAPALATGNACVVKTPELAPLSSAYIAKAAEHAGLPRGAVNILCGLGREAGASLVGHRDVSQIVFIGSVTTGISIASAAARNVVPCVLELGGKSAAIVWPDADLDALVSSVRWGIFFNAGQVCSAMSRLIVHDDVHDEVVERVADMARSISVGPGLDRPDFGANMGAMISAAQRDRAEAMCREAKRQGARPVVGGRKLNQPGYFLEPTIFDGVTPDMNIARDEIFGPVLSVLKFGEDEEAVRIANGTDYGLVGGVFTADVTRAMKTAARLRAGQVFVNEWFAGGVETPFGGYGKSGYGREKGREALWNYVQTKNIAISLQS encoded by the coding sequence ATGCCTGAGGTTAAGGCATATTGGCAGAACTATATTGACGGCGCATGGACCGACGGCGGTGCCGGCAGGATCGTGGTCGACGATCCCGCAACAGGTGAAAATCTGGCCGAGCAGGGGCTTGCCGATGCCGGCGATGTCAACCGTGCGGTCGTAGCTGCCAGAGCGTGTCACGAAACTGGCGTGCTGACTGCAATGCGTCCGGTCGAGCGCGGCCGGATGGTCCAGGCGATGGGTGACTACCTTCTGGCCAATATCGACATCATTGCGGAAGTGCTGTGTCGTGAGGCGGGCAAGCCGCTCTGGGAGGCGCGGCTCGAGGTCGAGGGTGCGGCGCGTTACTTCGAATATTACGGCAACCAGGCCGAAACGTTCGAGGGCCGCTCGATCCCGCTCGGCGAGGGCTATTACGACTTCACCAGCTACGAGCCCTATGGCGTGTCCGCGCAGGTGATCCCGTGGAACTATCCGCTGGAGATGGCCGCACGCTCGCTAGCGCCGGCTTTGGCCACGGGCAATGCCTGCGTCGTCAAGACCCCCGAACTCGCCCCGCTGTCCAGCGCATACATCGCTAAGGCGGCCGAGCATGCTGGCCTGCCGCGCGGCGCAGTCAACATACTGTGCGGGCTTGGTCGCGAAGCCGGGGCATCGCTGGTCGGCCACCGAGACGTCAGCCAGATCGTCTTCATCGGCTCCGTGACGACTGGCATCAGTATCGCCTCAGCTGCGGCCAGGAACGTCGTCCCCTGCGTGCTGGAGCTCGGCGGCAAATCGGCCGCGATCGTCTGGCCCGACGCCGACCTCGACGCGCTTGTGTCGTCGGTGCGCTGGGGGATTTTCTTCAATGCCGGCCAGGTATGCTCCGCCATGTCCAGACTGATCGTCCATGATGACGTTCACGACGAGGTCGTCGAACGGGTGGCCGATATGGCCCGCTCGATCTCGGTCGGACCGGGCCTCGATCGACCGGACTTCGGCGCAAATATGGGGGCGATGATCTCCGCTGCTCAGCGCGATCGCGCCGAGGCAATGTGCCGCGAGGCTAAACGCCAGGGCGCCCGACCCGTGGTCGGTGGTCGCAAACTCAACCAGCCCGGTTACTTCCTCGAGCCGACCATATTTGACGGTGTTACACCGGACATGAACATCGCCCGAGACGAGATCTTCGGACCGGTCCTGTCCGTCCTAAAGTTCGGTGAGGACGAGGAGGCAGTGCGCATTGCCAACGGAACCGATTACGGGCTCGTAGGTGGCGTCTTTACCGCCGACGTCACCCGAGCGATGAAAACAGCCGCGCGGCTGCGCGCCGGACAAGTCTTCGTTAACGAATGGTTCGCCGGGGGCGTCGAGACGCCCTTCGGCGGCTATGGCAAGTCCGGCTACGGGCGGGAAAAGGGCCGCGAGGCGTTATGGAACTACGTGCAAACCAAGAACATCGCGATCTCACTTCAATCTTAG
- a CDS encoding aromatic ring-hydroxylating oxygenase subunit alpha produces the protein MNIPAMPPIVPLRSLEAHYYTDLEIFAKEQAGLLARSWQFAGHVSLVEKPGDYFTFEIAGQNLFCIRDRDGEVRSFYNVCQHRAHELVHGTGNSKLTVCPYHAWTYEISGQLRSGPNIKAVPGFDRHDVCLPSVRTEVFLGFVFVNLDPDAHPMDEWFSRVREELTEYVPDIERLKPLEWVEIPERCNWKVSVENYSECYHCQFNHKTFSTGVIKPETYDIQPQGYCLRHTTECQNLERMSYPIDLAANPRARKYSSWFLWPTFSFQVYPGNVLNTYHWRPKGVDEVVVWRGWYTINGADSDMIRKLAIQDRATTVEEDIHIVESVQRGLKSRGYRPGPLVIDPNCGVNSEHSIRVLQEWMREAVHA, from the coding sequence ATGAATATCCCCGCGATGCCGCCGATTGTGCCCCTGCGATCTCTGGAAGCCCATTACTACACCGACCTAGAGATCTTTGCCAAGGAACAGGCCGGCCTGCTAGCTCGCTCATGGCAATTTGCCGGGCACGTCAGTCTGGTGGAGAAGCCGGGCGACTACTTCACGTTCGAGATCGCCGGCCAGAACCTGTTCTGTATCCGGGATCGCGACGGTGAAGTGCGATCCTTCTACAATGTGTGCCAGCACCGGGCGCATGAGTTGGTGCACGGGACCGGAAATTCAAAGCTCACCGTTTGCCCCTATCATGCTTGGACGTATGAGATCAGCGGACAACTGCGCAGCGGTCCGAACATTAAGGCGGTTCCGGGTTTCGACCGGCACGACGTTTGTTTGCCATCCGTGAGAACCGAGGTTTTTCTGGGCTTCGTGTTCGTGAATCTCGATCCAGATGCGCACCCCATGGATGAATGGTTCTCGAGAGTTCGAGAAGAACTAACTGAATATGTCCCTGACATCGAGCGGTTGAAACCACTAGAATGGGTCGAGATTCCCGAACGCTGCAACTGGAAAGTCTCCGTCGAAAACTATTCCGAGTGCTATCACTGCCAGTTCAATCACAAAACTTTTTCGACCGGCGTGATCAAGCCGGAAACCTATGACATCCAGCCTCAAGGCTATTGCCTCAGGCATACAACCGAATGCCAGAACCTGGAGCGCATGAGCTACCCGATTGATCTCGCCGCCAATCCCCGCGCCCGGAAGTATTCGTCGTGGTTCTTGTGGCCAACATTCTCCTTCCAGGTCTACCCCGGCAACGTGCTGAACACCTATCACTGGCGCCCCAAGGGCGTGGATGAGGTCGTCGTATGGCGCGGCTGGTACACGATCAACGGAGCCGATTCGGATATGATACGCAAGCTGGCTATCCAAGATCGGGCGACCACGGTGGAGGAAGATATCCACATCGTTGAATCCGTCCAGCGCGGTCTGAAAAGCCGCGGCTATCGGCCTGGCCCACTCGTTATCGACCCCAATTGCGGCGTCAATTCCGAGCACTCGATACGTGTGCTCCAAGAGTGGATGCGCGAGGCCGTCCATGCCTGA
- a CDS encoding 2-oxoglutarate and iron-dependent oxygenase domain-containing protein: protein MITLPQISLTKLTADATRHEERERLRLACEESGFFYLEHGIPKEQITEAIQASRRFFALPQSTKERFGHAAQDVYPTTARGYSPLHGEVLHPEAGPEAVSNIQRFHQRRQELGIYWSEDQR, encoded by the coding sequence ATGATCACGCTACCGCAAATCTCACTGACAAAATTGACAGCCGATGCAACGCGACACGAAGAGCGCGAGCGCCTGCGCCTGGCATGCGAGGAGTCCGGGTTCTTCTACCTTGAGCACGGCATCCCGAAAGAACAGATTACAGAAGCCATCCAGGCTTCCCGGCGGTTCTTCGCGTTGCCACAATCGACAAAGGAACGTTTCGGCCACGCCGCCCAAGACGTGTACCCCACTACCGCCCGTGGATACAGTCCCTTGCACGGCGAGGTGCTACATCCCGAGGCTGGTCCCGAGGCCGTCAGCAACATCCAGCGATTTCATCAGCGACGCCAGGAGCTTGGTATCTACTGGAGTGAGGATCAACGATGA
- a CDS encoding class I SAM-dependent DNA methyltransferase, with protein sequence MTTLNEQTAIEQAARKRIKDSHALDGDVGRLARFYRGWASSYELDVGREGYCGPTVVAELASAVQTAYFANERAAIAILDAGCGTGLVGAQLNRLGFQLLDGFDLSEDMAGKARKSHVYRHVQGDVDLNGPLSDYSSATYDITVCCGVFTLGHVRPDALRELARVTRPDGFIIASTRKSYAEATSFEDEVRRLQDEDLLVTAQCLSNGRYLAEEGAHYWVFQVTHKANARTEKQL encoded by the coding sequence ATGACCACTCTGAATGAGCAGACGGCAATAGAGCAAGCCGCACGAAAGCGCATCAAGGACTCCCATGCCCTCGACGGCGACGTCGGTCGCTTGGCCCGCTTCTATCGCGGATGGGCCAGTTCCTATGAACTGGATGTTGGCCGCGAGGGCTACTGCGGGCCGACGGTTGTTGCGGAACTCGCGAGCGCGGTGCAGACGGCGTATTTTGCCAATGAACGAGCAGCCATCGCAATCCTTGACGCCGGGTGCGGAACGGGCCTCGTTGGCGCGCAGTTGAATCGCCTCGGCTTCCAGTTGCTAGACGGGTTCGACCTTTCCGAAGACATGGCAGGAAAGGCGCGAAAAAGCCACGTCTACCGCCATGTCCAAGGCGATGTCGACCTTAATGGGCCGCTCTCCGACTACTCCAGTGCGACTTATGACATTACTGTTTGCTGCGGCGTCTTCACGCTCGGGCACGTCCGACCGGACGCATTGCGCGAACTTGCTCGCGTGACGCGCCCCGATGGGTTCATCATCGCAAGCACCCGCAAAAGCTATGCGGAGGCCACATCCTTTGAAGATGAGGTGCGGCGTCTGCAGGATGAGGACCTGCTTGTGACGGCACAGTGTTTAAGCAACGGCAGATACCTCGCGGAGGAGGGCGCCCACTACTGGGTTTTCCAGGTGACCCATAAAGCCAATGCGCGAACGGAGAAGCAGCTATGA
- a CDS encoding NAD(P)-dependent oxidoreductase has product MSTVEAAPAALFGNAERIGFVGTGSMGRPMIAKLLEAGYLVNVYDIDPAAAKDVVEKGARWHDAPCDAARDCEIVITCLPMPRDVFDNMTGEQGAMAGMPPGGVWIDASTTDYHNTIEIARRAAAIGVYSLEAPVSNLSHMGVDFGNVSFFVGGPLEAYVRCEAALQAMGAVSFHVGNIGQGQSVKLLTNLLFYAAAVASGDALCRSVRDGVPAQQAWRKFVGSSANSVAVEQFVPFLLDGSYDRSCTLEITMKDMDLTVQLADELGVGLPIGRTIEERYSLAGRKFDRHDSHLSVVELAQAAYGAGLQVPGYRAPSKYGADPAHPPDQEFLTDPVGRIKPKREHMFPLEDVPLSDVQIRLLESLSVELTNLNRLILDEAFDLGRGMGLSDALIHDVITWSVGASAWSDSHAQQYGNRQPIAPPLTNVPHLIYPYTEELS; this is encoded by the coding sequence TTGTCTACTGTAGAAGCCGCGCCCGCCGCTCTTTTCGGCAACGCCGAACGCATCGGATTCGTTGGTACCGGCAGCATGGGGCGGCCGATGATCGCCAAGCTCCTGGAGGCCGGCTATCTGGTGAATGTGTACGATATTGATCCCGCGGCTGCAAAAGACGTGGTCGAAAAGGGAGCCCGGTGGCATGATGCACCGTGTGACGCGGCCCGCGATTGCGAGATTGTCATTACTTGTCTGCCGATGCCCCGCGATGTCTTTGACAACATGACGGGCGAGCAGGGCGCTATGGCCGGAATGCCACCGGGCGGCGTGTGGATCGACGCGTCTACTACCGACTACCACAATACGATCGAGATCGCCCGACGGGCGGCAGCAATTGGCGTGTATTCGCTAGAAGCGCCCGTGAGCAACTTGTCTCACATGGGGGTCGATTTTGGCAATGTCAGCTTCTTCGTGGGTGGGCCATTGGAAGCCTATGTACGTTGCGAGGCGGCGTTGCAAGCCATGGGAGCCGTCTCCTTCCATGTCGGAAACATCGGTCAGGGCCAGTCGGTCAAACTTCTGACGAACCTTCTCTTTTACGCTGCGGCCGTTGCCAGCGGTGACGCGCTCTGCCGAAGCGTACGCGACGGCGTTCCAGCCCAGCAGGCGTGGCGCAAGTTTGTCGGTTCTTCGGCGAACTCCGTTGCAGTCGAGCAATTCGTCCCGTTTCTCCTAGATGGCAGTTACGATCGCTCTTGCACTCTGGAGATCACGATGAAGGATATGGACTTGACCGTCCAGCTGGCCGACGAACTCGGCGTGGGACTGCCGATCGGGCGCACGATCGAAGAGCGCTATAGCCTGGCGGGAAGGAAGTTCGATCGACACGACAGCCATCTGAGCGTCGTCGAACTGGCGCAGGCGGCCTACGGCGCTGGACTGCAAGTGCCGGGTTATCGCGCGCCATCCAAATACGGTGCCGACCCCGCGCATCCGCCAGACCAAGAATTTCTGACCGATCCCGTCGGACGGATCAAACCGAAGCGCGAGCATATGTTTCCGCTCGAGGACGTCCCGCTAAGTGACGTCCAGATACGGCTACTCGAGTCTCTGTCCGTCGAGCTCACTAACTTGAATCGCCTGATCCTTGACGAGGCGTTTGATCTTGGGCGCGGCATGGGCCTGAGCGATGCCCTGATCCACGACGTTATCACCTGGAGCGTAGGCGCCTCCGCATGGTCGGATAGCCATGCTCAGCAATACGGCAACCGACAGCCCATTGCCCCGCCGCTGACGAATGTACCCCATCTCATCTACCCCTACACGGAGGAACTGTCATGA
- a CDS encoding D-alanine--D-alanine ligase family protein, which translates to MRVAVVSNHDHTGVINRFGQPIPEFGDREEVESVVAALQEGGHETLICDGDKGLLATLERFMPPDRQSRPSGIVFNLAWGSQGERPEAGVPAMLEMAGVPCTGPGPLGYGLAFDKVIIKRLIRDRGVPTPNFRVMRLGTETTGDLRFPLVVKPRYECASFGLQLAHEPAQLRQAVEVIVTLYAQDALVEEYIDGREITVALLGNRELEVLPLVEYDFRDREKRCLTREAKQRRICPGQIGSRLATVLQDISVATFLECQCRDYARVDLRIDRSGQAFVLEINNMPSLRMRASYVLAARTAGYTFSSLVNRILDVAHMRYFGIGIPNAEHASNRGRRIGSS; encoded by the coding sequence ATGCGGGTAGCAGTCGTATCGAACCATGATCATACAGGTGTGATCAACCGGTTCGGGCAGCCTATTCCGGAGTTCGGCGACCGCGAAGAGGTGGAAAGCGTGGTGGCGGCGCTGCAAGAGGGAGGTCACGAGACGCTGATTTGCGACGGCGACAAAGGACTGCTCGCTACGCTCGAGCGGTTCATGCCCCCCGATCGGCAATCCCGGCCCTCGGGGATCGTCTTCAACTTGGCGTGGGGAAGTCAGGGCGAGCGCCCTGAAGCCGGCGTTCCGGCCATGCTTGAGATGGCAGGCGTGCCGTGTACCGGACCGGGCCCGCTTGGATATGGTCTGGCGTTCGACAAGGTCATCATCAAGAGGCTCATCCGCGATCGCGGAGTGCCGACGCCAAATTTTCGGGTGATGCGTCTCGGCACCGAGACTACCGGCGACCTGCGATTCCCATTGGTAGTGAAGCCGCGTTACGAATGCGCGAGCTTCGGGTTACAGCTGGCACATGAGCCCGCTCAGTTGAGGCAGGCCGTGGAGGTGATCGTAACGCTGTATGCTCAGGACGCACTCGTCGAAGAATACATTGATGGGCGAGAAATCACTGTCGCGCTGCTTGGAAATCGAGAGCTCGAGGTGTTACCCCTTGTGGAATACGACTTCCGCGACCGCGAAAAGCGTTGTCTGACTCGGGAAGCTAAGCAGCGGAGAATTTGCCCGGGGCAAATCGGGAGTAGGCTTGCGACTGTGCTGCAAGATATTTCGGTTGCGACGTTCCTTGAGTGCCAGTGCCGGGACTACGCCCGCGTCGACCTACGGATCGACCGCTCCGGCCAGGCCTTTGTCCTCGAGATCAACAACATGCCGTCACTCCGTATGCGCGCCTCTTATGTTCTGGCAGCGAGGACCGCCGGATACACCTTCTCGAGTTTGGTAAATCGCATCCTTGATGTTGCGCACATGCGGTATTTCGGAATCGGCATCCCCAACGCCGAACACGCGTCGAATCGCGGCCGGAGGATCGGAAGTTCCTGA